The bacterium genome includes the window TTTGTAAATTATTAAAATACATTGCAGAAGAAGAGAAAATCGAAATAGACGATTTAACATTAATTTCTATCGCCAAAGCCGCAGAAGGAAGTATGCGAGATGCAGAATCTATTTTAGACCAGGTAGTTTCTTATTGCGGGGATAAGGTTTCACAGGAGGATGTCGTAACTATCCTCGGCATAGTAAAACAAGAGGTGTTATTTACCTTTTGCGAGGCAATAATTGCCGCCTCAGCAAATAAAATAATTCAACTCTTAAATGAGATAATTGATAAAGGATTAGATTTATCACAGTTTGTTCGTGAGTTGATGATGCATCTACGGAATTTACTTATAATTAAAACAGGTTGCCGTCCTGATTCAGTCATTGACCTGACTTCAGAAGGGATAAAATTATTAGAAAGCCAATCATCACAACTTGGACAGGAACAACTTTTAAATCTGATTGAAGCACTTCAAAAGGCAAATGAAAATATGCGATTATTTCCACTCCAGGCAAGATTAATATTAGAAATAGCCTTGATAAAGATGATTCAGGGAAATAAGCCCAGGATAGAGGAAGTGAAACAAGAGGTTGTTTGGACTCCGCCAAAAGAATTATTTGTGAAAGAACCAATAGAGGAGGTTAAAGCACCTGTTGTTACCCCGAGTAAGGAATTTGAGAATCAATCTTTAGAGTTTTCTTTAGAGCAGATAAAAAATATTTGGCCAGAAATCCGAAAAAATATTAAAAATGAAAAACCGGCTTTAGATACCTGTCTGGCATTGGCTGAGATTACGGATTTAGTTAATCAGACCATTATCATTGGGTTTAAAAGGGGTGATTCATTTCATAAAGAAAGAATAGAACGCCTTGAGAACAAAGACTTTATTCAAGAACAGCTTAAAAAAATAACAAACTGTAACCTGCACATCAAAACGATATTTATTGATGGAGCATCAATAGAGGAGGGAAAAACTGTAGTCAGTCCGAAGGTATTGGATATGGTTTTTAAAGTTTTCCCGGAGGCACAGATAATAGAAGGTTAGAGGGCAGAGGGCAGAAGGCAGAGGGCAGAGGGCAGAGGGCAGAGGGCAGAAGGCAGAGGGCAGAAGGCAGAAGGCAGAGGACAACAGGAAGAAAAAACCTTCAGCCTAATTACGGACACGGATACCGGACACAATTTACGAATTTTCCGTGTTTCATCCGTGTCTATCTGTGGCTGAATAATTACTTTTTATATTTGCTGCTCTTTGGAGGAAATTGACCCGTTTAAAAACTACAATTTCCTGGTTTTGCAGAACTCTAATTTACCAAAGAAAAGGAGGGATAAGTTAAAAAATGGAGTTTCAAAACATTCTTAAACAAGTTCAAGAGATGGGAACACAATTTAAAAAGGTTCAAAAAGAACTGGCTTCTAAAAAAGTCACCGCCAGT containing:
- the dnaX gene encoding DNA polymerase III subunit gamma/tau codes for the protein MSYLVLARKYRPKIFSELIGQPHIKETLSNAITSNRLAQAYLFTGSRGTGKTTTARILAKCLNCLNGMSITPCGKCSSCEEIAGGYSMDVIEIDGASNRGIDEIRELRERVKFLPAKAKYKVYIIDEVHMLTNEAFNALLKTLEEPPPHVIFVFATTEPHKVPQTILSRCQRFDFKRIPISEICKLLKYIAEEEKIEIDDLTLISIAKAAEGSMRDAESILDQVVSYCGDKVSQEDVVTILGIVKQEVLFTFCEAIIAASANKIIQLLNEIIDKGLDLSQFVRELMMHLRNLLIIKTGCRPDSVIDLTSEGIKLLESQSSQLGQEQLLNLIEALQKANENMRLFPLQARLILEIALIKMIQGNKPRIEEVKQEVVWTPPKELFVKEPIEEVKAPVVTPSKEFENQSLEFSLEQIKNIWPEIRKNIKNEKPALDTCLALAEITDLVNQTIIIGFKRGDSFHKERIERLENKDFIQEQLKKITNCNLHIKTIFIDGASIEEGKTVVSPKVLDMVFKVFPEAQIIEG